One genomic region from Spirulina subsalsa PCC 9445 encodes:
- a CDS encoding AAA family ATPase produces MTHLPSHLITPTPTPPPHQELMAQLSLMMRSRYPLIYIVSVEEDPVEQLLRQVARQSIPPRQVLFWDIVRGWNDNSSNRNSVMGALERIRREDVAVASVFVLKDLHFILRYPANPQNAPVVRELKNLAADLKRTRHTLILLSHILEVPTELAEEITVVDFPLPDSPEIIQLIDGVVAPERLKMSELAKEQLVKACQGLSRVRIQRVLAKALAAKEQVNETDIDGILEEKKQAIRQTGMLEFFTSQESLKSVGGLENLKQWVRMRKDAFSEEARRYGIPNPKGVLLVGIQGTGKSLSAKTIAHEWRLPLLRLDTGRLFGGLVGESESRVRQMIQISEAIAPCVLWIDEIDKAFGNITSGSDGDSGTSRRVFGSLITWMQEKTAPVFIVSTANNVRILPAELLRKGRFDEIFFLNLPTEKERVEIFRVHLRRLRPSKVREYNIPLLAKQTKDFSGAEIEQVIFDAMHHAFATLVNGQRRDFTTNDILRAVEETVPLAAIAREQIEDLKYWAAEAGARTASHDTELSEALRNYMLKRGFDELED; encoded by the coding sequence ATGACTCACCTTCCCTCCCATCTGATTACTCCCACTCCTACCCCTCCACCCCATCAGGAGTTAATGGCGCAATTGAGTTTGATGATGCGATCGCGTTATCCCCTCATTTATATCGTCTCCGTCGAAGAAGACCCCGTAGAACAACTCTTAAGACAAGTCGCCCGACAATCCATTCCCCCCCGTCAAGTGCTGTTTTGGGATATCGTCCGAGGCTGGAATGATAATAGCAGTAACCGCAACTCCGTTATGGGCGCCCTCGAACGCATTCGACGGGAAGATGTGGCCGTTGCTAGTGTTTTTGTTCTAAAAGACCTGCACTTTATCCTCCGCTACCCCGCCAATCCCCAAAACGCCCCCGTCGTGCGAGAATTAAAGAACCTCGCCGCCGACCTCAAACGCACCCGCCACACCCTGATTTTACTTAGTCATATCCTAGAAGTCCCTACGGAACTCGCCGAAGAAATCACCGTTGTAGACTTTCCCCTCCCCGACAGTCCAGAAATTATTCAGTTAATTGATGGTGTGGTGGCCCCGGAACGTCTCAAGATGTCTGAGTTGGCTAAAGAACAGCTTGTCAAGGCTTGTCAAGGCCTCAGCCGGGTGAGGATTCAAAGAGTCCTCGCCAAGGCCTTAGCGGCCAAGGAACAGGTCAATGAAACCGATATTGATGGCATCCTCGAAGAGAAAAAACAGGCCATTCGTCAAACCGGAATGCTGGAATTTTTCACCTCCCAAGAATCCCTAAAAAGTGTGGGAGGTTTGGAAAATTTAAAACAATGGGTGCGAATGCGTAAGGATGCTTTTAGCGAAGAAGCGAGACGTTATGGCATTCCTAATCCCAAAGGGGTGTTATTGGTGGGGATTCAAGGCACGGGGAAATCCCTCTCGGCCAAAACCATCGCCCATGAGTGGCGTTTACCCTTGCTGCGACTCGATACAGGGCGACTGTTTGGGGGATTGGTGGGGGAAAGTGAAAGTCGGGTGCGGCAGATGATCCAAATTAGTGAGGCGATCGCCCCTTGTGTCTTGTGGATTGATGAAATTGACAAGGCTTTTGGCAATATTACCAGTGGCTCCGATGGGGATTCCGGCACTTCTCGGCGGGTGTTTGGCTCCCTAATTACTTGGATGCAGGAAAAAACGGCCCCGGTGTTCATTGTCTCCACCGCCAATAATGTGCGCATTCTCCCGGCCGAGTTATTGCGCAAAGGCCGTTTTGATGAGATATTTTTCCTCAATTTACCCACGGAAAAGGAACGAGTGGAGATTTTCCGCGTTCACCTGCGCCGTTTACGTCCTTCTAAGGTGCGGGAGTATAATATTCCTTTACTGGCGAAACAAACGAAAGATTTTAGTGGGGCAGAAATTGAACAGGTGATTTTTGATGCCATGCACCACGCTTTCGCTACCCTGGTCAATGGACAACGGCGAGACTTCACCACTAACGATATACTGCGGGCTGTAGAGGAAACGGTTCCCTTAGCCGCGATCGCCCGAGAACAAATTGAGGATTTAAAATACTGGGCTGCCGAAGCCGGAGCGCGCACCGCTTCCCATGACACCGAACTCTCCGAAGCCCTACGCAATTATATGTTAAAGCGGGGTTTTGATGAATTAGAAGACTGA
- the tkt gene encoding transketolase, whose translation MVVASQSLEELCINSIRFLAIDAVQKANSGHPGLPMGAAPMAFVLWDRFMRYNPKNPNWFNRDRFVLSAGHGCMLQYALLHLTGYDSVSMEDIKQFRQWESKTPGHPENFVTSGVEVTTGPLGQGIANGVGLAMAEAHLAAMFNKPDCTLVDHYTYVILGDGCNMEGISGEACSLAGHLGLGKLIALYDDNHISIDGSTDLSFTEDVGKRFEAYGWHVVSVPEGNTNLEAIAKALEEAKSVTDKPSLIKVTTTIGYGSPNKANTHDVHGAALGDAEVAATREHLGWNYEPFVVPEDALNHFRKAVERGASYEAEWNETFAQYKTKYGEDAALFERMVSGKLPENWDQCLPTYTPDTKADATRNQSGATLNAIAGTLPELFGGSADLAPSNKTLIKGAGDFQKGNYGGKNLRFGVREHGMGAICNGIALHNSGLLPYGATFLVFTDYMRNAIRLSALSHAGVIWVMTHDSIALGEDGPTHQPVEHIASLRAIPDLIVLRPADGNETSGAYKVAVERAKGIGSAKKQASLLALSRQNLPNLAGTSIENTLKGAYVLSDSEGTPDIILIGTGGELYLCAEAADKLRAEGKKVRVVSMPSWELFEEQDGAYKESVFPQGVTTRLAVEAGISMGWGRYVGNENNTIAVNTFGVSSPGNVALEKFGYTVENIVNRAKALLG comes from the coding sequence ATGGTCGTTGCTAGCCAATCACTCGAAGAACTTTGCATCAATTCCATCCGCTTTTTAGCCATTGACGCGGTGCAAAAGGCCAATTCAGGACACCCCGGACTGCCGATGGGGGCGGCTCCGATGGCTTTTGTGCTGTGGGATCGTTTCATGCGCTACAATCCCAAAAATCCGAACTGGTTTAACCGCGATCGCTTTGTATTATCGGCGGGTCATGGCTGTATGTTGCAGTATGCTCTGTTACATTTAACAGGCTACGACAGCGTTTCGATGGAAGATATCAAGCAGTTCCGTCAGTGGGAATCCAAAACCCCCGGACACCCGGAAAACTTTGTTACTTCTGGTGTTGAAGTGACCACCGGCCCCCTCGGACAAGGGATTGCCAATGGCGTTGGACTAGCAATGGCAGAAGCGCACCTCGCCGCCATGTTCAATAAACCGGATTGCACCCTCGTAGACCATTACACCTATGTAATCTTGGGGGATGGTTGTAACATGGAAGGGATTTCTGGGGAAGCTTGTTCTTTAGCAGGTCACTTGGGACTGGGTAAACTCATCGCCCTCTACGATGACAACCACATCTCTATTGATGGTTCTACAGACTTATCCTTTACCGAGGATGTAGGCAAACGGTTTGAAGCCTATGGCTGGCACGTTGTGAGTGTTCCCGAAGGCAACACCAACCTAGAAGCTATTGCTAAAGCCCTCGAAGAGGCCAAATCTGTCACCGACAAACCCTCTTTAATCAAAGTCACGACTACCATTGGTTATGGCTCCCCCAACAAAGCCAACACCCACGACGTTCACGGGGCGGCTTTAGGGGATGCAGAAGTGGCTGCCACTCGGGAACACTTGGGCTGGAACTATGAACCCTTTGTGGTGCCTGAAGATGCCTTAAACCACTTCCGCAAGGCCGTAGAACGGGGTGCCAGCTATGAGGCTGAATGGAATGAAACTTTTGCCCAATACAAAACGAAGTATGGCGAAGATGCAGCCCTGTTTGAGCGGATGGTGAGCGGCAAACTGCCGGAAAATTGGGACCAGTGTCTCCCCACCTACACTCCTGACACGAAAGCCGATGCTACTCGGAATCAATCCGGTGCAACCTTAAACGCTATTGCCGGGACATTACCGGAACTGTTTGGCGGTTCTGCGGACTTGGCTCCCTCCAATAAAACCCTGATTAAAGGGGCGGGGGATTTCCAAAAAGGCAACTATGGCGGGAAAAACCTGCGCTTTGGGGTACGGGAACATGGTATGGGGGCGATCTGTAACGGGATTGCTCTGCATAACTCCGGTTTACTGCCCTACGGTGCGACGTTCTTGGTGTTCACCGACTATATGCGCAATGCTATCCGCCTCTCGGCGCTCTCCCATGCGGGGGTGATTTGGGTGATGACTCACGATTCTATCGCTCTTGGGGAAGATGGCCCGACTCACCAACCGGTGGAACATATTGCCTCTTTACGCGCTATTCCTGATTTAATCGTCCTGCGGCCTGCGGATGGGAATGAAACCTCTGGGGCTTATAAAGTGGCGGTTGAACGGGCGAAAGGGATTGGTAGCGCGAAGAAACAAGCCAGTTTGTTGGCTTTGTCTCGTCAAAATCTGCCCAACTTGGCCGGGACTTCGATTGAAAACACTCTGAAAGGGGCTTATGTTCTTTCGGATAGTGAAGGCACTCCGGATATTATCCTGATTGGCACGGGTGGGGAATTGTACCTCTGTGCGGAAGCGGCCGATAAGTTACGGGCCGAAGGGAAAAAAGTCCGGGTGGTTTCTATGCCCAGTTGGGAACTGTTCGAGGAACAAGATGGGGCTTATAAGGAGTCGGTTTTCCCCCAAGGTGTCACGACCCGTCTGGCTGTTGAAGCGGGGATTAGCATGGGTTGGGGTCGTTATGTGGGTAACGAAAACAACACCATTGCGGTGAATACTTTCGGGGTGTCTTCTCCGGGTAATGTGGCGTTGGAGAAGTTTGGTTACACGGTGGAAAATATCGTGAACCGAGCTAAAGCACTGTTAGGTTAA
- a CDS encoding glycosyltransferase has product MTNPAKTISFFLPNFNCGGVQRLVLNLSYSLSQQKNQIDLVLIRSVGSFMSQIPPSVNLVDFKKPRLRQAIQVLGQYLREKNPDALFSFMSYNDPISVLAKSIYHVKTKIILGLHSDLSQQKSPPFLQHPLAHLGLTPDQPKLLMQWFYPWANAVVAPSYGVANNLAQMAKFPLEKIQVIYNPVITPEIFEKQQQMIQHPWFEIDQPPVILGVGRLIPHKDFFTLIRAFAKVKEQISCRLVILGEGEMRRELEQLVQALNLTHDVDLLGFTDNPYAYMKQAKIFVLSSNCEGFGNVLVEAMACGTPVVSTDCHSGPREILNHGKYGHLVPVGDAGKMAQAIVEVLTGKSKKVDINWLNQFTLDTVTQKYIDLLN; this is encoded by the coding sequence ATGACAAATCCTGCTAAAACTATTAGCTTTTTTCTACCTAACTTTAACTGTGGTGGAGTACAACGATTAGTCTTAAACTTAAGCTATAGTTTATCTCAGCAAAAAAATCAGATTGATCTCGTCTTGATTCGATCCGTCGGATCGTTTATGTCCCAGATTCCTCCATCTGTGAATCTGGTCGATTTTAAAAAACCTCGATTACGTCAAGCTATTCAAGTGCTTGGGCAATATTTGCGAGAAAAAAATCCAGATGCGCTATTCTCCTTTATGTCCTACAATGACCCAATTTCTGTTTTAGCTAAGAGTATTTACCACGTTAAAACTAAAATCATTCTCGGTCTTCATAGTGATCTATCTCAACAAAAATCTCCCCCTTTTTTACAACATCCCTTAGCTCATTTAGGCTTAACTCCTGATCAGCCTAAATTATTAATGCAGTGGTTCTATCCTTGGGCAAATGCCGTTGTCGCTCCATCCTACGGAGTCGCTAACAATTTAGCTCAAATGGCTAAATTTCCCTTGGAGAAAATACAGGTTATTTATAACCCCGTAATTACCCCAGAGATTTTTGAAAAACAACAACAAATGATCCAACATCCTTGGTTTGAAATAGATCAACCCCCTGTTATTCTAGGAGTTGGTCGCTTAATCCCCCACAAAGACTTTTTCACATTAATTCGTGCTTTTGCCAAAGTTAAAGAACAAATCTCCTGTCGATTAGTTATTTTGGGAGAGGGAGAAATGAGAAGGGAGTTAGAGCAATTAGTACAAGCTCTCAACCTCACCCATGATGTGGATCTTTTGGGCTTTACAGATAATCCCTATGCCTATATGAAACAAGCTAAAATTTTTGTCCTATCCTCCAATTGTGAAGGATTTGGTAATGTTTTAGTTGAGGCAATGGCTTGCGGGACTCCGGTTGTCTCTACGGACTGTCACAGTGGACCCAGAGAAATTTTAAATCATGGGAAATATGGTCACTTAGTTCCGGTAGGAGATGCGGGAAAGATGGCTCAAGCCATTGTAGAAGTCTTGACGGGAAAATCCAAAAAAGTTGATATCAATTGGTTAAATCAATTTACGTTAGATACTGTCACCCAAAAGTATATAGATTTGTTGAATTAG
- a CDS encoding alpha/beta fold hydrolase, whose translation MSTRQTVSLGDINLSYLEWKKGTEPLLLLHGLADHGGVWSSLAAALPPHYHIIAPDLRGHGDSDKPKTGYQFAQIIQDLQGLMTHLGWENAHILGHSWTGKLLPLWATQTPQYFRSMILVDPFFIGKIPRWFRVTFPFLYRVLPFLQAMGPFESEEAACAIAQQLKQYRGWSPLQAQVFRDSITQQSDGTWRSKFTQEARDGVFEEVMHIAGLTQPLSIPTLFIKPEGGLNRSAWQMQPYYTYLTHLTVQEVPGNHWAFLVEPDAFNQQVAAFLVEVESGVGRGGIGNSG comes from the coding sequence GTGTCCACTCGTCAAACGGTATCACTCGGAGACATTAATCTATCCTATTTGGAGTGGAAAAAAGGGACAGAACCCCTGTTATTACTTCATGGTTTAGCGGATCATGGTGGGGTGTGGTCATCCTTAGCGGCCGCCCTACCTCCCCACTATCATATCATCGCGCCAGATTTGCGGGGACATGGGGACAGTGACAAGCCAAAAACGGGTTATCAATTCGCCCAAATTATCCAAGATTTACAGGGTTTAATGACTCATTTAGGCTGGGAGAATGCCCATATTTTAGGCCATTCTTGGACGGGGAAACTATTACCCCTGTGGGCTACTCAAACCCCCCAATATTTTCGCTCAATGATTTTGGTGGATCCGTTTTTTATTGGGAAAATTCCGCGCTGGTTTCGGGTCACGTTCCCTTTTTTATATCGTGTGTTACCGTTTTTACAGGCAATGGGTCCCTTTGAGAGTGAGGAGGCGGCCTGTGCGATCGCCCAACAGTTAAAACAATATCGCGGCTGGAGTCCCCTACAAGCCCAAGTTTTTCGAGATAGTATTACCCAACAATCTGATGGCACGTGGCGGAGTAAATTCACCCAAGAGGCAAGAGACGGCGTTTTTGAGGAGGTGATGCACATTGCGGGATTGACTCAGCCTTTATCGATTCCTACATTATTTATTAAACCCGAAGGGGGATTAAATCGCAGTGCCTGGCAAATGCAGCCCTATTATACTTATTTAACCCATTTAACCGTGCAAGAAGTCCCCGGTAATCATTGGGCGTTTTTAGTAGAACCGGATGCCTTTAATCAGCAAGTAGCGGCATTTTTAGTCGAAGTGGAGTCAGGTGTCGGGAGAGGGGGAATAGGGAATAGTGGCTAG